CATCATCTACACCGTCGGCGGTAAGCTGATTTACACGCTCGGCAACACTTAATTTGTCTATGGCTTTTAAATCTTCTTTTTCGTCAATGAAATTAAAGAAACCGCCCGCTACGGGATAACCTCTTTTTTCAAGGCGTGGTTTAAGCTCTTTGTTTAAGAAACGACGCACAAAGATTTTATCGGCTTTGTTTAAGTCGTTTTCCGTATTGCCATGCACTTTTGCCTGAGCGAGTGAAGTCCCGTCGGTGGTGGTCATCGTTTGCCCCTGTGCGCTGATTAATATTTGTTTGTCCCAATGCTCCAAAAACTCACGATGCACCGCGCCGTTGGATTGACTAGTTTGCAAGGTTTCTACCGAGCTTTTATTGCTTAAAACCATATCTGCAGCCGCCCCTCTTTTTCTAAATGATTCCTCCATTTCTTTCTGTCCATTTTCATCGTCGGGGTCGTACTTGCCGATAAGCTGCGGAATGCCAAACAGCTCGCAGAATTGCGCATAATCTGCACCTCCATTTCGTTTAAATATGGCGTAAGGTGCCGTGCGCGCAAATATCCCTAAGTCTTTGTCGTCGCCAATGTTTAAAATGAAATCGTTATCCTCGTAAGGAATGCCCTCATCGCTAGAGGTGTCTTTTAAAATTAACTTATGCAGCGTGTCAATGTGTCGGCGGTCGATACTTTGAACCTTAAAACCATCTGAAAAATCCAACTCCACGATGGATTTGCCGTAAAATTTAGAAAGTAAAATTTCACGGAGCAATTTTTCAAATTCGGGCGTGTCTATCAAGTCCCAAAGCTCCTCTATCTCTTTGCCGTCTTTTTGAAAGGTGAGATTGGCATTGGTTATGGCGCGCACACGCTTGTCCATGGCTTCGTATAGTACGCCGTCCATTAGTAAGTTATTGTAAAGCTCCACGAGCTTTTGACGCCTGCCACGATAAGCCTGCGAGATAGCGGTTATCCAGTTTTCAATATCTAAGGAGCTGTGCCTTTCGGGTTTTACCACTAGCACTTGGCTAATGTTTAAAGTCTTTTTTTGGCTATTCTTTTGTTTAAATCCAATTTTAGTCATAATTAATAGTAGTTTTTACGCGGTGGGTTTGAATGATAGGAAAATGATTTAACGCTTTTTTCTTCCTCCATTAGTCGGGGCAGATTAGCAGGCATTCCTTTGTAGACGGCGGTAAGCCAATTCACGGCCTCTTGATAACGGAATTTCTTATCTTCGTAGTCAATGCTAGGCGTTGCCAGTGTGATGATTTCCCAAATGGCAATGTCTTTAATAAACTTAACCAGTAGCGGGCTTCTGTCGCAATCCGTGGCAGAGAAAATAGCCCCCGTGTCGTAGGTTTTCATCAGTTTGGAAGAAGCAAAATCAATGGCCATATCCAGCGCAGCGAGCGCAATGGTCTCGTCGTTTTCAATAATTCTTTTAAGCTTTGCCTCTCGGCAATGTGTCTTTAATTCTTCAATTTCTATAAACATGGTTTAATATCTTTTTTTGTTCTTGGCTTTTTGATACACCTTGGGCGTGTGGTTCCCTGTCAAATTCTTGTGATTAACCACCCATACGGCACCCTCCACGGCGTCTGGAGCGTCGTCGTGCGCTCTAGATTTTGGCGACAAGGCTAAAAATTGGAACTCCGTTTCTTTCATATCTTCTCGCCCTTTCAATTCTTCGTTAAATATTAACTTGCCATTGCGGTTAAGCGGCTCCAAATTGCTCTCAATCCGGTAGAACTTCTCGGGCTTTTTGCGCTCATCGGCTTTCAGCGGGAGCGTTATGTTATAGCGTTTGTTCGCCTTTTTAATCTCTCGTTTTAGCGTGTCGTCAATCCAAGGGTATTCAATGTAATAGTACACAGATACGCCCGCGCTGGAGGTTTTCTTATAGGTTTCGTAAAGGTGCTCCAGCATTTTGGCGGTGGTGTTTTTTTGACAAAACATATCAATTACATGGTACTCGTCTTTGTACTTGCCCACCAAGGCGGTTGCTTTAAAGTCTCCGTTTTTCTTGTAAGAGGGGTCGGTATAGGAAACAAGGAATTTGTATTTTTTGAGTGGTAATACTTTACCATAGCTTATCTCCTTAAACACTTTCCCTAAGCTGATAGGGTTATTAAAATATTCGCCCTGCACCGCTTGCGCCGATATTTTGGACAATGTTCGGTCGATATGCTCCTCGGTGTTTTTTTGAGGCCAAGTGGATTTGTTGTTTTTGTCCCGTATGTTTATAATATCGGTGTGGTCTGCCATTTCTATGGCTTTTTTGATACAGCAATAGTCGGCAATGATGTTTCCGTTAAAGAGCACCGTGATAGGTTCTGAAACCGAACGAGTGGCATATAACGCTTTTTCAAACCACGCCCACTTTTTATCCACGGTGTCGGGATTTCGGCAATCTTCGTCCGTATCGAAGTCGTCCACTAAAATGGCATCCGGTCTCACTTCTTCATTTCTTGCTCCACGGGGCGCATTTCCAGCCCCTACGGCAATGAACATTGCCCCTTTCTTTATCGTGAATTGGTCGTCGCGCCAATGCCCGTGATTTTGCTGTATTCCGTAATCGTGGATTATCCGCGTGTTACTTTCAAAAGCACTTTTAAACGGCGTTAAAAGGCGTTTTGCAGATTCATTGGTCGCCGAGGCAATGATGATAAACTTCTTTTTACCTGTAAGGGCTAAGTAGGTAAATTCCATCATAGCGCGGGCTGATTTGGCAAGCTCACGCGACCATGCGCGCACCTCGTACCATTCCATATTTTCGGTAATTCTCTTGGTGCTGGCTTTGTGAAATGCCGCCGGTTCGCATTTATAATACTTGTGGAAATAGTATTTAAACCACTCCTCGGGATTTGCCTCTAAACGCTTTTTTCTGCGTTCAATTTCCGTGGCGGTTTCGGATAAATCCACGCTGGATTTTTGGCGTAGGTTGGTATAATATCGCTCCCAAAACTCTAACGC
This Ornithobacterium rhinotracheale DNA region includes the following protein-coding sequences:
- a CDS encoding DUF935 family protein encodes the protein MTKIGFKQKNSQKKTLNISQVLVVKPERHSSLDIENWITAISQAYRGRRQKLVELYNNLLMDGVLYEAMDKRVRAITNANLTFQKDGKEIEELWDLIDTPEFEKLLREILLSKFYGKSIVELDFSDGFKVQSIDRRHIDTLHKLILKDTSSDEGIPYEDNDFILNIGDDKDLGIFARTAPYAIFKRNGGADYAQFCELFGIPQLIGKYDPDDENGQKEMEESFRKRGAAADMVLSNKSSVETLQTSQSNGAVHREFLEHWDKQILISAQGQTMTTTDGTSLAQAKVHGNTENDLNKADKIFVRRFLNKELKPRLEKRGYPVAGGFFNFIDEKEDLKAIDKLSVAERVNQLTADGVDDDYFYEEFGLPRGAKSKEREQEKERAETPEEEEIQTDETPKKKPKNKQKNTPKVKKVQAKELSLFDKLKDFFAQAPR